The nucleotide window CCGTCACACCGCCGACGGTGCCGCCGGGCGGCCCTCCGGAGTTTGACTGCCGGCAGTGCGGTCACCCGGAGGCCGCGCACCCGGCTCCTGGGTCGACGACGCTGTTCGCCTGCGCGGCCTGCATTCGGGAGGAGGACCACGACCAGCGGAGCGAGGACCAGATGTGCCGCCTGCCCAGGTCCTGATGGGCCGGGTCAGCTGTCGGTGAGGTGGTCCGCGGCCGAGGTGAGGGCGGCGAGCACCGTCCGGACCGAGCTGCGTAGGGCGCGTTCGGGGCGAACGAGGGCGTCGATGTGCCGGGCGAGTCCCATCCCGCGCACCGGGCGCAGCACGACGCCGGGCACCGACGGCGCGGTGTACCTGGGCATCAGTGCCAGGCCGGCGCCCGCGGACACCAGGCTCGCGGCGACGGTCAGGTCGTTGATCCGGTGCGCGATCGTCATCGGCCGCCCGGCCGCGGCGGCGATCGCCTCGAGCGGGGCGAGCAGCGGGAACCCCTCGTGCACCGCGACCCACGGCTCGGCGACGACCTGCTCGGCGATGACGCTCTCCTGCCGGGCCAGGGCATGACCCACCGGGACGGCGACGTCCAGCGGTTCGTGCAGCAGTGGCGTCACCGCGATCGTCGTCGGCCACGGTGGGCTGGAGTCGAGCCGGTGCGCCAGCACGACGTCGTGGTCGGCGCACAGTGCCGGGAAGCGGGACTGCGACACGTCGTGCTCGGCGCACTCGACCGGCGGGCTGCCGGCCTGCAGCAGCGCCGGGAAGAACGCGGTGGCCGCGCTGGAGAAGGCGGCGACGCGTACGGTGCCGCGCGGGTCGTCCAGGAACGCGTCGACGGCGAGCTCCGCGCGGGCCAGGGCGGTGGCCACCTCGGTGGCGGCGTCGGCCAGCGCGCGGCCGGCGTCGGTGAGCACCAGGCTGCGGCCGCGGCGCTGGGTGAGAGCCACGGGCACGCCCCGCTGCAGGACGGCCAGCTGCTGGGAGACCGCCGACGGGGTGATGAACAGCGCCTGCGCCACCGCGGTCACGCTGCCCCGGTCCCCGAGCTCGCGGAGGATCGACAGCTGGCGCACGTCCATGAAGCGACGCTACATCGGAGGTTGAGCAACTGGTCGTTGTTCTTCAGGGACGGTGACTGCAGGGTCGAGGCGTGCGAGCAACGGGGCGGGACCGGGCGACGGACGCCGTCCTCATGGGAGTGGCCCTCGTCTGGGGCAGCAGCTACCTGGTGGCCAAGGACCTCACCGTCGCCGCACCCGTGCTGGTGGTGCTCGCGCTGCGCTACGTCCTCTCCGCGGCCGCGTTAGGGGTCGTGTGCCGGCGGGCCCGCGGGCGGGTGCCGCGCGGGCGCGACCTGGCCGTCGGCGTCCTGCTCGGGTGCACGCAGGCCGCCGTCCTCACGCTGGAGACCTTCGGCGTCGCCGGCACCTCCGCCACCAACGCCGGCCTGATCATCAGCCTGACCGTGGTGTTCACCCCGCTGCTGGACGGTGCGTGGGGGCGCACCGCGCTGCCGGCGCCCTTCTTCGCCGCCACCGCCGTCGCCGTGGTGGGCGTCGGGCTGCTGGTCTCCGGCGACGGCGTCCGGGCGCCCGGGTGGGGCGACGGGCTGATGCTGGTGGCCGCGGCGGTGCGCGCGGTGCACGTCAGCCTCATCGGCCGG belongs to Modestobacter sp. L9-4 and includes:
- a CDS encoding LysR family transcriptional regulator — translated: MDVRQLSILRELGDRGSVTAVAQALFITPSAVSQQLAVLQRGVPVALTQRRGRSLVLTDAGRALADAATEVATALARAELAVDAFLDDPRGTVRVAAFSSAATAFFPALLQAGSPPVECAEHDVSQSRFPALCADHDVVLAHRLDSSPPWPTTIAVTPLLHEPLDVAVPVGHALARQESVIAEQVVAEPWVAVHEGFPLLAPLEAIAAAAGRPMTIAHRINDLTVAASLVSAGAGLALMPRYTAPSVPGVVLRPVRGMGLARHIDALVRPERALRSSVRTVLAALTSAADHLTDS
- a CDS encoding DMT family transporter, which translates into the protein MGVALVWGSSYLVAKDLTVAAPVLVVLALRYVLSAAALGVVCRRARGRVPRGRDLAVGVLLGCTQAAVLTLETFGVAGTSATNAGLIISLTVVFTPLLDGAWGRTALPAPFFAATAVAVVGVGLLVSGDGVRAPGWGDGLMLVAAAVRAVHVSLIGRLTADRPVSSLVLTTVQSTVGAVLLSVAAAPQLGSVVHLPPAAWAQLAYLALACTVFAFLAQTWAVRRTSPSRASLLMGTEPLWAVAVGVSIGGERLTAVAAVGAVLVLAATWYGQRVESAHRQAVPV